A window from Planctomycetia bacterium encodes these proteins:
- a CDS encoding hemin uptake protein HemP yields MTEQSPITSPNPAAITSAVPLPQDSRMLRSTEIFAGTREVLIAHGDEYYRLRLTRSNKLILHK; encoded by the coding sequence ATGACTGAGCAATCACCCATTACGTCGCCAAATCCGGCCGCCATCACAAGCGCCGTGCCGTTGCCGCAGGATTCGCGGATGCTGCGGTCGACGGAGATCTTCGCCGGGACCCGGGAAGTGCTGATCGCGCATGGCGACGAGTACTACCGCCTGCGACTGACGCGATCCAATAAGCTAATCCTGCACAAATAG
- a CDS encoding twin-arginine translocase TatA/TatE family subunit — protein MSPFLAFLPNIGIPELLVVGLVVLLLFGNRLPTLMRSLGRGVVEFKKGVQGIDEDSAGRGEDLDSASKRESAPVDSRRGT, from the coding sequence ATGTCGCCCTTCCTCGCGTTCTTGCCCAACATCGGCATCCCGGAATTGCTCGTCGTCGGGCTGGTGGTGCTGTTGCTGTTCGGTAACCGACTGCCGACGTTGATGCGTTCTTTGGGACGCGGCGTGGTGGAGTTCAAGAAGGGCGTGCAGGGCATCGACGAAGATTCGGCCGGTCGTGGCGAAGATCTGGATAGCGCCTCGAAACGCGAGTCGGCGCC
- the cobA gene encoding uroporphyrinogen-III C-methyltransferase produces MTESVPSKPGKVYLVGAGPGDPELITLRGMRCLEWADLVLYDYLVNPRTLRHAPARAELVCLGRHGRGRLLSQDEINARMVVAAKAGQQVVRLKAGDPTIFARVSEELEALEAAGIAYEIVPGVTAALAAGSYAGIPLTQRDASSAVAFITGQESSKQTGDVIDYGALAKFPGTLVFYMGVTTAKVWSQALIAAGKPADTPAAIVRRISWPDQHSETTTLEALPEALAQHRLRPPVIVIVGEVAAAERWRPWFAERPLFGKRVLVTRPEHQADELADLLAAAGADVLFQPAIDLLEPHDWATVDAALGRLHDFQWLVFSSANGVRALLGRLLHVGGDMRSLGATKLAAIGPGTAAELARHGLRADVVPAAFDAEALADALVPMAAGQRVLLARASRGREVHADRLRAANCQVEQVVVYRSVDVKAPEPAILEDLAAGRINWITVTSSAIGRSLVALFGEGLHNTQLASISPLTSRVLSAAGHPPRAEASEATMTGVVAAILAAERGQDSAIG; encoded by the coding sequence ATGACCGAAAGCGTCCCATCCAAGCCCGGCAAGGTCTATCTAGTCGGTGCTGGACCGGGCGATCCGGAGTTGATTACCCTGCGCGGTATGCGCTGCCTGGAGTGGGCGGATCTCGTCCTCTACGACTATCTCGTCAATCCGCGCACGTTGCGGCATGCTCCCGCCAGGGCAGAACTTGTCTGTCTGGGCCGGCATGGGCGTGGGCGGCTGCTTTCGCAGGACGAAATCAACGCCCGGATGGTCGTTGCAGCGAAGGCTGGACAGCAAGTTGTCCGCCTCAAGGCCGGCGACCCGACCATTTTCGCCCGAGTTTCGGAAGAGTTGGAGGCGTTGGAAGCGGCCGGCATCGCATACGAAATTGTCCCTGGCGTGACGGCGGCCCTCGCGGCTGGGAGCTACGCGGGGATTCCGCTTACGCAGCGCGACGCCTCCTCGGCCGTGGCGTTCATCACGGGACAAGAAAGCTCGAAGCAAACAGGCGATGTGATCGACTACGGCGCCCTCGCCAAGTTTCCCGGCACGCTGGTGTTCTATATGGGCGTCACCACCGCCAAGGTTTGGAGCCAGGCCCTGATCGCGGCGGGAAAGCCCGCGGACACCCCCGCAGCCATCGTGCGACGGATCTCTTGGCCCGATCAGCATTCCGAAACGACGACTCTGGAAGCGTTGCCGGAAGCACTGGCGCAGCACCGCTTGCGTCCGCCGGTGATCGTGATCGTCGGCGAAGTTGCCGCAGCAGAGCGCTGGAGGCCCTGGTTTGCAGAACGTCCGCTCTTCGGAAAGCGAGTACTGGTTACCAGGCCCGAGCATCAAGCGGATGAACTGGCCGACTTGCTGGCGGCGGCCGGCGCCGATGTGCTATTTCAACCGGCGATTGATCTACTAGAGCCACACGATTGGGCGACGGTCGATGCCGCGCTCGGCCGCCTGCATGACTTTCAATGGCTGGTGTTTTCCAGCGCGAATGGCGTGCGGGCTTTGCTGGGGCGGTTGCTGCACGTCGGCGGCGATATGCGCTCACTGGGCGCCACGAAACTGGCTGCCATCGGGCCGGGCACCGCGGCGGAACTGGCCCGACATGGCCTGCGCGCCGACGTCGTCCCCGCGGCCTTCGATGCCGAGGCCCTGGCCGACGCCCTCGTTCCTATGGCGGCAGGCCAGCGAGTGCTCCTGGCCCGAGCGAGTCGCGGCCGCGAGGTTCACGCAGACCGCCTCCGCGCTGCAAATTGCCAGGTCGAACAGGTCGTCGTCTATCGGAGCGTGGACGTAAAAGCGCCCGAACCAGCGATCTTGGAAGATTTAGCGGCTGGACGCATCAATTGGATCACGGTGACGAGTTCGGCGATCGGCCGATCTCTGGTGGCGCTGTTTGGCGAGGGGCTTCACAACACGCAACTGGCCAGCATCAGCCCACTTACGAGCCGAGTACTGAGCGCTGCTGGACATCCGCCTCGGGCGGAAGCGAGCGAAGCTACGATGACCGGAGTGGTAGCGGCGATCCTCGCGGCGGAGCGCGGCCAGGATAGCGCGATTGGGTGA